The following are encoded together in the Deinococcus yavapaiensis KR-236 genome:
- a CDS encoding serine hydrolase domain-containing protein — translation MERTYVWTDRRRRSFTVVPLLVSALVALAPSALSGGAGGANQAADARLDAYLTDLAAQQGFSGAVLVARRGTVLLSKGYGMADREHKVRNAPTTAYPVGGVSLGMVLAAALKLEEQGVLKDGALVCTYLRSCPAAWQPITVGMVIDGTAGLPGWGWDQEGHSVADSLAGCQSTGLAFRPSPTAVDYRNCTVVVLGTIFEKVTGKPWATVMREAIFTPAGMTHSGRMTDAMLPPARARDYAGSTANPVGHYNDYFQVVSTLEDVYAYDNALFGGKILSSRSLKRLVTPRASVSEPDAGITEEGRAAQWKVGKIAGHQVIFTTGNTYHFTAANLRFPTDGVTVIVMSNDDDNDVETVAVHLANMLFH, via the coding sequence ATGGAACGTACCTACGTGTGGACGGACAGGCGGCGTCGCAGCTTCACGGTTGTGCCCTTGCTCGTGAGCGCGCTCGTGGCCCTGGCACCGTCAGCGCTGTCCGGCGGGGCCGGCGGGGCGAACCAGGCCGCGGACGCCCGCCTCGACGCGTATCTCACCGACCTCGCCGCGCAGCAGGGCTTTAGCGGCGCGGTGCTGGTGGCACGGCGCGGCACGGTCCTCCTGAGCAAGGGATACGGCATGGCGGACCGGGAACACAAGGTGCGCAACGCCCCGACTACCGCGTACCCCGTCGGCGGGGTCAGCTTGGGGATGGTCCTGGCGGCGGCCCTCAAGCTGGAGGAGCAGGGCGTGCTCAAGGACGGGGCGCTCGTCTGCACGTATCTGCGCTCCTGCCCCGCGGCGTGGCAGCCCATCACCGTCGGTATGGTCATTGACGGCACCGCCGGGTTGCCCGGCTGGGGCTGGGATCAGGAGGGGCACTCGGTGGCCGACTCCCTGGCCGGTTGCCAGTCCACGGGGCTGGCGTTCCGTCCGTCGCCGACGGCGGTGGACTACAGGAACTGCACCGTCGTCGTGCTCGGGACCATCTTCGAGAAGGTCACGGGCAAGCCGTGGGCCACCGTCATGCGCGAGGCCATCTTCACCCCGGCCGGCATGACGCACAGTGGGCGCATGACCGATGCCATGCTTCCGCCGGCCCGCGCACGTGATTACGCGGGCTCGACAGCCAATCCCGTAGGCCACTACAACGACTACTTTCAGGTCGTCTCGACCCTCGAGGATGTGTACGCCTACGACAACGCGCTGTTCGGCGGGAAAATCCTCTCGTCGCGCTCGCTGAAGCGCCTCGTCACCCCACGGGCGTCCGTCTCCGAGCCCGATGCGGGCATCACGGAGGAGGGCCGGGCCGCACAGTGGAAGGTCGGGAAGATCGCCGGGCATCAGGTCATCTTCACCACCGGCAATACCTACCACTTCACAGCTGCCAACCTGCGCTTCCCCACAGACGGCGTCACGGTGATCGTGATGAGCAATGACGATGATAACGACGTGGAGACTGTGGCCGTGCATCTGGCGAACATGCTGTTTCACTAA
- a CDS encoding IS5 family transposase, with protein MLDQLVPDDLWRVVNPIIPRRVQQNRPGRKRIYPRRTLAGILDILRWGLPWRSLPLALGFGSGRTCERRFHAWCQAGVWQRLFRLVLDHAEQHGLLDWSRASLDSASVPAPRGGQDVGPNPTDRGKNGSKIHLLVDGHGLPLGVTISGANVHDNQRFEQTLDAVQGVRNGRQGRPRRRPDKLHADKGYDARRCRHACRTRGIKARIARRGKDSSERLGRWRWRVERTLAWVLAFRKLAVRRERSSAAFLGLCQLACMIIVWRRVSALSGPAAR; from the coding sequence ATGCTCGACCAGCTCGTTCCTGACGACCTGTGGCGCGTCGTCAACCCCATCATTCCCCGCCGTGTTCAGCAAAACAGGCCAGGTCGAAAGCGCATCTATCCCCGCCGTACCCTCGCCGGCATCCTCGACATCCTCCGCTGGGGACTGCCCTGGCGATCCCTCCCGCTCGCCCTCGGGTTTGGAAGCGGTCGCACTTGCGAACGTCGCTTCCACGCATGGTGCCAAGCGGGAGTCTGGCAGCGCCTCTTCCGACTCGTACTCGATCACGCCGAACAACACGGGCTGCTGGACTGGTCACGCGCCTCGCTCGACTCGGCCAGCGTCCCCGCACCACGCGGCGGGCAAGACGTCGGACCCAACCCTACGGACCGTGGCAAGAACGGCAGCAAGATCCATCTCCTGGTTGACGGACACGGCCTGCCACTGGGTGTGACGATTTCCGGCGCGAACGTCCACGATAACCAGCGCTTCGAGCAGACCCTGGACGCCGTGCAAGGCGTACGCAACGGACGGCAAGGCCGACCCCGACGGCGGCCCGACAAGCTCCACGCGGACAAAGGGTATGACGCCCGACGGTGCCGCCACGCCTGTCGCACACGAGGCATCAAGGCGCGGATCGCGCGGCGCGGCAAGGACTCGAGTGAGCGGCTGGGACGCTGGAGGTGGCGAGTGGAGCGTACGCTGGCATGGGTGCTGGCGTTTCGTAAGCTGGCCGTGCGACGTGAGCGCTCGTCAGCAGCGTTTCTGGGGTTGTGTCAGTTGGCGTGCATGATCATCGTGTGGCGTCGAGTCAGTGCGCTCAGCGGCCCTGCGGCTCGGTGA
- a CDS encoding multicopper oxidase domain-containing protein produces MNTKQVQRRITTTTVALAVLGAALTAGFLASASSSRSAGTARDAIINHFQQAANRTVTVQQATGQRREFTIEVHKIHAEIAPGVKVEQWAFGFPGQPPTVPGPPLVVTQGDHVVIHFKNTHDQPHTLHLHGIDRLSQEMDGLNEVLPGQETTYEFVATEAGTFGYHCHFQTYLHADMGMYGAIIVEPKEASARVWKNEHAMILDEWDSRQNPGAAVHKSEPNYFLVNGKSFPLIPDITIPDGQTDLIRVADFGEEVHSLHMHGNSFLIIARNGFPLPQPVQEDTLLIAPGERVDILVKGRDGAFPFHDHIVKDVTNNGIYPGGIHVMLKGSPAVSAYGLPLTNTGDAHSHAMTDMQVDPNADVTASTTREVDEAYPDDSPAHSHVYDHLPKNSPIKVVNIKNFAFDQKELHVKVGTKVAWVNRDAVGHSVTGGTPGGNPKSRAFDSSNEAKGTPVMIGQGKDWTYTFTKKGTYLYYCLPHTNMTAKVIVD; encoded by the coding sequence ATGAATACCAAGCAAGTCCAACGCCGCATCACCACCACCACCGTCGCTCTCGCTGTCCTCGGCGCTGCCCTCACCGCTGGATTCCTCGCTTCAGCCTCGAGCAGCCGTTCCGCCGGAACCGCCCGTGACGCCATCATCAACCACTTTCAGCAAGCAGCCAACCGGACCGTCACCGTGCAGCAGGCCACCGGCCAGCGGCGCGAGTTCACCATCGAGGTTCACAAGATCCACGCCGAAATCGCACCAGGCGTCAAGGTCGAGCAGTGGGCCTTCGGTTTTCCTGGCCAGCCGCCCACCGTGCCTGGGCCGCCCCTCGTCGTCACTCAGGGTGATCACGTTGTCATTCACTTCAAGAACACCCACGACCAGCCACACACGCTGCACCTGCACGGCATCGACCGGCTCTCTCAGGAAATGGACGGCCTGAACGAAGTGCTGCCTGGCCAGGAAACCACCTACGAATTCGTCGCCACTGAAGCTGGCACGTTCGGTTACCATTGCCACTTCCAGACCTACCTGCACGCGGACATGGGCATGTACGGCGCCATCATCGTGGAGCCGAAAGAAGCAAGCGCCAGAGTCTGGAAGAACGAGCACGCCATGATTCTCGACGAGTGGGACAGCCGCCAGAACCCGGGCGCCGCGGTGCACAAGAGCGAGCCGAACTATTTCCTGGTGAACGGCAAGTCCTTCCCCTTGATTCCCGACATCACCATTCCTGACGGACAGACGGACCTGATTCGCGTGGCGGACTTCGGGGAGGAAGTGCACAGCCTGCACATGCACGGCAACAGCTTCCTGATCATCGCCCGTAACGGTTTCCCGCTGCCTCAGCCCGTGCAGGAAGACACGCTGCTCATCGCACCCGGCGAGCGCGTGGACATTTTGGTGAAGGGCCGTGATGGCGCCTTTCCCTTCCATGACCACATCGTGAAGGACGTAACCAACAACGGCATCTACCCTGGCGGCATCCACGTGATGCTCAAGGGCAGTCCAGCCGTGAGCGCCTACGGCCTGCCTCTGACGAACACGGGCGACGCCCACAGCCACGCGATGACCGATATGCAAGTAGACCCAAATGCTGACGTGACAGCCAGCACAACGCGCGAGGTCGACGAAGCGTACCCGGACGACAGCCCTGCGCACAGCCACGTGTACGATCATCTGCCGAAGAACTCACCGATCAAAGTGGTGAACATCAAGAACTTTGCCTTCGACCAGAAGGAGTTGCACGTGAAGGTCGGAACGAAGGTCGCATGGGTGAACCGTGACGCGGTGGGGCACAGCGTCACTGGAGGAACGCCAGGAGGAAACCCGAAAAGCCGTGCGTTCGACTCGTCGAACGAAGCGAAGGGGACGCCGGTGATGATCGGTCAGGGAAAGGACTGGACGTATACCTTCACCAAGAAAGGCACGTACCTGTACTACTGCCTGCCTCACACCAACATGACCGCCA